A single Comamonas sp. NLF-1-9 DNA region contains:
- the gyrB gene encoding DNA topoisomerase (ATP-hydrolyzing) subunit B: MTQENPENHHAAPQGPGNASGYGESAIQILEGLEAVRKRPGMYIGDTSDGTGLHHLVFEVVDNSIDEALAGYCDDIAVTIHADGSLSVSDNGRGIPIGVKMDDKHEPKRSAAEIALTELHAGGKFNQNSYKVSGGLHGVGVSCVNALSKWLRLTVRREGEVHQIEFARGVVQNRQIELVDGFETSPMRIVGSTEDRGTSVRFLPDVEIFGDNHDFHYDTLAKRLRELSFLNNGVRIRLIDERTGKEDDFSGAGGVLGFVKFISTGKRVLHPTPFCASGTRPAETYGGIPGTEIGVEVAMQWNDGYNEQVLCFTNNIPQRDGGTHLTGLRAAMTRVIGKYIADNELAKKAKVDVTGDDMREGLCCVLSVKVPEPKFSSQTKDKLVSSEVRAPVEDIVGKLLAEYLEEKPQDAKILCGKIVEAARAREAARKAREMTRRKGVLDGMGLPGKLADCQEKDPALCEIYIVEGDSAGGSAKQGRDRKFQAILPLRGKILNVEKARYEKLLSSQEIITLITALGTGIGRSASDEDNGNGKSGADDFDIAKLRYHRVILMTDADVDGAHIRTLLLTFFYRQMPELVERGHIYIAQPPLYKVKNGKEELYLKDGPALDQFLLRVALVGASVDTGGSQPRVLEGTELADLARQHQRMEAIIERLSAYMDAEALRAVADGVVLDLSSMDAAQASAERLQAKLRELDTAGTEAEVSAETDPRHGGLLLRISRHHHGNVKSSVLPQDFVTGSDYEALSEGAKSFDGLLSEGARVMRGEGERKKEEKVTDFRQAMRWLLSEAERTTSRQRYKGLGEMNPEQLWETTMDPATRRMLRVQVTDAVEADQVFTMLMGDDVEPRREFIETHALQAGNIDV, encoded by the coding sequence ATGACCCAAGAAAACCCCGAGAACCACCACGCCGCGCCCCAGGGCCCCGGCAACGCCAGCGGCTACGGTGAGTCCGCGATCCAGATCCTCGAAGGGCTGGAGGCGGTCAGGAAGCGCCCCGGCATGTACATCGGCGACACCTCCGACGGCACCGGGCTGCACCACCTGGTGTTCGAAGTGGTGGACAACTCCATCGACGAGGCGCTGGCCGGTTACTGCGACGACATTGCCGTCACCATCCATGCCGACGGCTCCTTGAGCGTGAGCGACAACGGCCGCGGCATTCCCATCGGCGTGAAGATGGACGACAAGCACGAGCCCAAGCGCTCAGCCGCCGAGATCGCGCTGACCGAGTTGCACGCGGGCGGCAAGTTCAACCAGAACAGCTACAAGGTCTCGGGCGGGCTGCACGGCGTGGGGGTGTCGTGCGTCAACGCGCTCAGCAAATGGCTGCGCCTGACGGTGCGCCGCGAGGGCGAGGTGCACCAGATCGAATTTGCGCGCGGCGTGGTGCAAAACCGCCAGATCGAGCTGGTCGACGGCTTCGAGACCTCGCCGATGCGCATCGTCGGTAGCACCGAGGACCGCGGCACCAGCGTGCGCTTTCTGCCCGACGTGGAAATCTTCGGCGACAACCACGATTTTCATTACGACACCCTGGCCAAGCGCCTGCGCGAGCTGTCCTTCCTGAACAACGGCGTGCGCATCCGCCTGATCGACGAGCGCACCGGCAAGGAGGACGACTTTTCCGGCGCCGGCGGCGTGCTCGGCTTCGTCAAGTTCATCAGCACCGGCAAGCGCGTGCTGCATCCCACGCCGTTTTGCGCCAGCGGCACGCGCCCGGCTGAAACCTATGGCGGCATCCCCGGCACCGAGATCGGCGTCGAAGTGGCCATGCAGTGGAACGACGGCTACAACGAGCAAGTCTTGTGCTTCACCAACAACATCCCGCAGCGTGATGGCGGCACCCACTTGACCGGCCTGCGCGCCGCGATGACGCGCGTCATCGGCAAGTACATCGCCGACAACGAACTGGCCAAGAAGGCCAAGGTGGACGTAACCGGTGACGACATGCGCGAAGGCCTGTGCTGCGTGCTCTCGGTCAAGGTGCCCGAGCCCAAGTTCAGCAGCCAGACCAAGGACAAGCTGGTCTCCAGCGAAGTGCGTGCGCCGGTGGAAGACATCGTCGGCAAGCTGCTGGCTGAATACCTGGAAGAAAAACCGCAGGACGCCAAGATCCTCTGCGGCAAGATCGTCGAAGCCGCGCGCGCGCGCGAGGCCGCCCGCAAGGCGCGCGAGATGACGCGCAGGAAGGGCGTGCTCGACGGCATGGGCCTGCCCGGCAAGCTGGCCGACTGCCAGGAAAAAGACCCGGCGCTGTGCGAGATCTACATCGTCGAGGGCGACTCCGCCGGCGGCAGCGCCAAGCAGGGGCGCGACCGCAAGTTCCAGGCCATCCTGCCACTGCGCGGCAAGATCCTGAACGTGGAGAAGGCGCGCTACGAAAAGCTCTTGTCCAGCCAGGAAATCATCACCTTGATCACGGCGCTGGGCACCGGCATAGGCCGCAGCGCCAGCGACGAGGACAACGGCAACGGCAAGAGCGGCGCCGACGACTTCGACATCGCCAAGCTGCGTTACCACCGCGTCATATTGATGACCGACGCCGACGTGGACGGCGCGCACATCCGCACGCTGCTGCTCACTTTCTTCTACCGCCAGATGCCCGAGCTGGTCGAGCGCGGCCACATCTACATCGCCCAGCCGCCGCTGTACAAGGTGAAGAACGGCAAGGAAGAGCTCTACCTCAAGGACGGCCCGGCGCTGGACCAGTTCCTGCTGCGCGTGGCCCTGGTGGGCGCAAGCGTCGATACCGGCGGCAGCCAGCCGCGCGTGCTCGAAGGCACGGAATTGGCAGACCTCGCGCGCCAGCACCAGCGCATGGAGGCCATCATCGAGCGTCTTTCGGCCTACATGGACGCCGAGGCATTGCGCGCCGTGGCCGACGGCGTGGTGCTCGACCTCTCCAGCATGGACGCGGCCCAGGCCAGCGCCGAGCGCCTGCAGGCCAAGCTGCGCGAACTCGACACCGCCGGCACCGAAGCCGAGGTGAGCGCCGAAACCGACCCGCGCCACGGCGGCCTGCTGCTGCGCATCAGCCGCCACCACCACGGCAACGTCAAGAGCAGCGTACTGCCGCAGGACTTCGTCACCGGCAGCGACTACGAGGCCTTGTCCGAGGGCGCCAAGAGCTTTGACGGCCTGCTCTCGGAAGGCGCGCGCGTGATGCGCGGCGAGGGCGAGCGCAAGAAAGAAGAAAAAGTCACGGATTTCAGGCAGGCCATGCGCTGGCTGCTATCAGAAGCCGAGCGCACCACCAGCCGCCAGCGCTACAAGGGCCTGGGCGAGATGAATCCCGAGCAGCTCTGGGAAACCACCATGGATCCCGCCACCCGCCGCATGTTGCGCGTGCAGGTGACCGACGCGGTCGAGGCCGACCAGGTCTTCACCATGCTCATGGGCGACGATGTGGAACCGAGGCGGGAATTCATCGAAACCCACGCCTTGCAGGCGGGCAATATCGACGTGTGA
- a CDS encoding MFS transporter — protein sequence MPSPAPAPSPMPAPGGRRSWLAAWRVYLEPASLRMLTLGFAAGLPLLLVLGTLSFRLREAGIDRTTIGYLSWVGLAYAFKWAWSPLVDRLALPGLTRLLGRRRSWLLLAQGLVMAGLVGMALVDPRDALGPMVWFALLVAFGSATQDIALDAFRIESADADRQAALAATYQTGYRLAMIWAGAGVLWIAARAEVAGAGGYQLGAWRAAYLVMAASMLVGTLTVLLSPEPAPRPLAPAKNLGEWLRGAVLAPFADFIQRYRWQAALILSLIAIYRISDVVMGIMANPFYVDMGYTKDEVAAVTKVFGVVMTLAGAFVGGVLSMRLGVMRVLMLGAVLSAGSNLLFAWLATRGHDLTGLIGVISADNLAGGIASAAFIAYLSSLTNVQYSATQYALFSSMMLLLPKWLAGFSGQFVDAHGYGPFFIGTALLGLPVLVLVALAARAQRSASRSPLPQSDY from the coding sequence ATGCCCAGTCCCGCTCCTGCCCCAAGCCCCATGCCCGCACCCGGCGGGCGACGCTCCTGGCTTGCCGCCTGGCGGGTCTATCTGGAGCCCGCCAGCCTGCGCATGCTCACGCTGGGATTTGCCGCCGGGCTGCCGCTCCTGCTGGTGCTGGGCACGCTGTCGTTTCGCCTGCGCGAGGCGGGCATCGACCGCACCACGATTGGTTATCTCTCCTGGGTAGGCCTTGCCTATGCTTTCAAGTGGGCCTGGTCGCCGCTGGTGGACCGGCTGGCGCTGCCCGGGCTCACGCGCCTGCTCGGGCGCCGGCGCAGCTGGCTGCTGCTGGCGCAGGGCCTGGTGATGGCCGGTCTCGTGGGCATGGCGCTGGTCGATCCGCGCGATGCCCTCGGCCCCATGGTGTGGTTTGCGCTGCTGGTAGCGTTCGGCTCGGCCACGCAAGACATCGCGCTGGACGCGTTTCGCATCGAATCGGCCGACGCCGACCGCCAGGCGGCGCTGGCCGCAACCTACCAGACCGGCTACCGCCTCGCGATGATCTGGGCCGGCGCCGGGGTGTTGTGGATCGCGGCGCGCGCCGAGGTCGCGGGCGCGGGCGGCTACCAGCTCGGCGCCTGGCGCGCCGCCTACCTGGTCATGGCCGCGTCCATGCTGGTGGGCACGCTCACCGTGCTGCTCTCGCCCGAGCCCGCGCCGCGCCCGCTCGCGCCGGCGAAGAACCTGGGCGAATGGCTCCGCGGCGCGGTGCTCGCGCCCTTTGCCGACTTCATCCAGCGCTACCGCTGGCAGGCGGCGCTGATCCTCTCGCTCATCGCCATCTACCGCATCAGCGACGTGGTGATGGGCATCATGGCCAACCCCTTCTACGTGGACATGGGCTACACCAAGGACGAGGTGGCGGCCGTCACCAAGGTCTTCGGCGTGGTCATGACGCTGGCCGGCGCCTTCGTGGGCGGCGTGCTCTCGATGCGCCTGGGCGTGATGCGCGTGCTGATGCTGGGCGCGGTGCTCTCGGCCGGCAGCAATCTGTTGTTCGCCTGGCTGGCCACGCGCGGGCACGACCTCACCGGCCTGATCGGCGTGATCTCGGCCGACAACCTCGCGGGCGGCATCGCCTCGGCGGCCTTCATCGCCTATCTGTCGAGTCTGACCAACGTGCAGTACTCGGCCACGCAGTACGCGCTGTTCTCCTCGATGATGCTGCTGCTGCCCAAGTGGCTGGCGGGCTTTTCGGGCCAGTTTGT